One Porphyromonas pogonae genomic region harbors:
- a CDS encoding cation transporter — protein sequence MEKEVKYHIPAMDCPCEEQIIRMKLAELSSVHSLDFDLPARVLTIVFNGSFEPIEEALVSVKMGGTLVSEQDIKYSESNDPHQNVHNKRQLNILIAVLVINAVYFLAEEIFGYISGSLGLMADGLDMLADALVYGLAIWAIGKNTMRKKRITKLCAVLQGILALGGLYEVVERFITQTVRPDSLTIIIVASLALLGNAACLYLLTKDKSGESHMRAATIFSSNDVIANVGVILGGILVAVTDSYIPDTIIGGIVFLLVMRGAYKISKL from the coding sequence ATGGAAAAGGAAGTTAAGTATCATATTCCAGCTATGGATTGCCCTTGTGAAGAGCAAATTATCAGGATGAAACTGGCTGAGTTGTCGTCAGTTCATTCTCTGGATTTTGATTTACCGGCTAGGGTGCTCACAATTGTTTTCAATGGTAGTTTTGAGCCTATCGAAGAAGCTCTTGTATCTGTAAAAATGGGGGGGACACTCGTGTCTGAGCAAGACATAAAATACTCGGAAAGCAACGACCCTCATCAAAATGTACATAATAAGCGGCAGCTAAACATTCTTATAGCCGTGCTGGTAATCAATGCGGTTTATTTTCTGGCTGAAGAAATCTTCGGGTACATTTCAGGTTCTTTGGGGCTTATGGCTGATGGATTGGATATGCTTGCCGATGCTTTGGTTTATGGCCTTGCGATATGGGCTATAGGTAAAAATACTATGCGAAAGAAACGTATCACCAAGCTATGTGCCGTGTTGCAAGGTATTTTGGCGTTGGGCGGATTATACGAAGTGGTGGAGCGTTTTATTACCCAAACTGTACGACCCGATAGTCTTACTATTATTATAGTAGCCTCATTGGCTCTGCTGGGCAATGCTGCATGCCTCTATCTTTTGACCAAAGATAAGAGTGGGGAAAGTCACATGAGAGCGGCTACCATATTTTCCTCAAATGATGTGATAGCCAATGTGGGTGTAATTTTGGGCGGTATATTAGTAGCTGTTACGGATAGTTATATACCGGATACTATTATCGGGGGTATTGTGTTTCTTCTTGTCATGCGGGGAGCATACAAGATTTCGAAACTATAG
- the queC gene encoding 7-cyano-7-deazaguanine synthase QueC codes for MIDNINNASGLIVVSGGMDSITLLYEYAHDIRLGISFDYGSKHNDKELPFARMHCERLGIEHITIPLSFIAEYFKSDLLKSGGDIPMGSYDDDNMKSTVVPFRNGIMLSIAAGMAESRGLSRIYIANHFGDHAIYPDCRASFINPMTQAIAEGTGNNVHITAPYTSITKGEIARIGKKLGIDYAETWSCYCGGDVQCGTCGTCVERKEAMHDAGIDDTTVYLH; via the coding sequence ATGATAGATAACATCAATAATGCTTCCGGACTAATTGTAGTCTCAGGAGGCATGGACAGCATAACTCTGCTATATGAATATGCACACGATATCAGACTGGGTATAAGCTTTGATTATGGTTCTAAACACAATGATAAGGAGTTGCCTTTTGCGCGCATGCATTGTGAGCGTTTAGGTATTGAGCATATTACTATTCCGCTGAGCTTTATTGCAGAATATTTTAAGAGTGATTTACTGAAAAGCGGCGGCGATATCCCTATGGGGTCTTACGACGATGATAATATGAAAAGTACGGTGGTGCCATTTCGCAATGGAATCATGCTGAGCATAGCTGCCGGTATGGCAGAGAGTAGGGGACTATCACGCATTTATATTGCCAATCACTTTGGCGATCATGCTATTTACCCTGACTGTCGTGCTTCCTTTATTAATCCTATGACACAAGCTATCGCAGAAGGTACCGGAAATAATGTGCATATCACAGCTCCCTATACCTCTATAACCAAAGGTGAGATAGCCAGGATAGGCAAAAAGCTGGGAATAGACTATGCCGAGACTTGGAGTTGCTATTGCGGAGGTGATGTCCAGTGTGGCACATGTGGTACATGTGTAGAGCGTAAAGAAGCTATGCACGATGCAGGTATTGATGATACAACAGTATATCTGCATTGA
- a CDS encoding superoxide dismutase — protein MKHELINLPYEPTALEPVISKETIEYHHGKHLQNYVNTLNKLIEGTEFESMSLEDIVKKSDGGVFNNAGQVLNHNLYFTQFGPHCGGKPSGKLMEAIEKKWGSFDKFQEEFNNACVTLFGSGWAWLASDEKGNLEITKEPNGSNPVKHGLKPLLGVDVWEHAYYLTYQNRRADHVKDVWSIINWSAVESRY, from the coding sequence ATGAAACACGAATTGATCAATTTGCCTTACGAGCCTACAGCTCTGGAACCGGTTATCAGCAAAGAAACAATTGAATATCATCACGGCAAACACCTTCAGAACTATGTGAATACACTGAACAAGCTCATCGAAGGTACAGAGTTTGAGTCCATGTCATTGGAAGATATCGTAAAGAAAAGCGATGGCGGCGTATTCAACAACGCCGGTCAGGTGTTGAATCACAATCTCTATTTTACACAATTCGGTCCTCATTGCGGTGGTAAGCCTTCAGGCAAGTTGATGGAAGCCATTGAAAAGAAATGGGGAAGTTTCGACAAATTTCAGGAAGAATTCAACAATGCATGCGTTACATTGTTTGGTTCAGGTTGGGCATGGTTGGCCTCTGACGAAAAGGGGAATCTGGAAATCACCAAAGAACCCAACGGCAGCAATCCCGTAAAACACGGACTTAAACCTCTGTTGGGTGTCGATGTTTGGGAACACGCATATTATCTTACCTATCAGAATCGCCGAGCCGATCACGTGAAAGATGTATGGAGCATCATCAACTGGTCAGCTGTAGAGTCACGTTACTAA
- a CDS encoding helix-turn-helix transcriptional regulator, whose translation MLDKLTIWVTLMIASCLSVCRMGLVMDPVCYSSSYNMVDGNKYGIILRRRLNCAIIPYVVENPCKTFTNKRVAGEGLSVAINPDPMANAWRSTHHDITYGDTAVSNGRSTMCYVFPVIVLALLFVMSLMMVYYKMKFRVLEVHKINLEHEKEYMEKNLQMKEELEKQISLRMKYEQEISELRSQIEAKDSIEKEESSKLTASRLINDNMLTAKQSMATLVNEESQMDVLVAEFQANNRDYFNKLEEYSNNKLTVQDLKYCACFCMKLTPKEISNMYNVESKSVRMSKYRIKQKLNVPSDISLEAFLQQL comes from the coding sequence ATGTTAGATAAACTTACTATTTGGGTCACTTTGATGATAGCATCATGCCTTAGTGTGTGCAGAATGGGTTTGGTCATGGATCCTGTGTGCTATAGCTCATCCTATAATATGGTGGATGGAAATAAGTATGGAATTATTTTGAGGAGAAGACTCAACTGTGCTATAATCCCGTATGTTGTAGAAAATCCCTGTAAGACTTTCACTAATAAGCGAGTCGCTGGCGAAGGGCTGTCTGTGGCAATAAACCCTGATCCTATGGCGAATGCCTGGCGGAGCACCCATCATGATATTACCTATGGAGACACAGCCGTAAGCAATGGAAGATCTACTATGTGCTATGTGTTTCCCGTGATAGTGCTGGCATTATTGTTTGTAATGTCCTTGATGATGGTGTATTACAAAATGAAGTTTCGTGTACTGGAGGTACATAAGATCAATTTGGAGCATGAGAAAGAGTATATGGAAAAAAATCTGCAGATGAAAGAGGAACTGGAGAAACAAATCTCTCTCCGTATGAAATACGAGCAAGAGATATCCGAACTCAGATCACAGATAGAAGCCAAAGATTCAATTGAAAAAGAAGAGTCGTCCAAACTAACAGCGAGCAGATTGATAAACGATAATATGCTCACTGCTAAACAGTCAATGGCTACATTGGTAAATGAGGAAAGCCAGATGGATGTTTTGGTGGCAGAGTTTCAGGCTAATAATCGTGATTACTTCAATAAACTTGAAGAGTATTCTAATAATAAATTAACAGTTCAAGACTTGAAATACTGCGCTTGTTTTTGTATGAAACTGACTCCTAAAGAAATATCCAATATGTATAATGTGGAGAGTAAAAGTGTGAGAATGAGCAAATATCGCATCAAACAGAAGCTCAATGTGCCCTCAGATATAAGTTTGGAGGCATTCCTGCAACAGCTATGA
- a CDS encoding helix-turn-helix domain-containing protein: MKIIDLQKHLLCSCYTCSPRNGFYVVNMSPDDSKVNSPDITVNRIIYILKGRISVQYNLFPELTVEPRHIFFIPAGDTVYITPLDDVTMVIMKSEQIQSICSKVTMSHLSISLSKSKENTLYTFKAYQSPRIINIFYYVLSEYLLSGFKCARLHSIKSEELMMLLGISFREQELIDLFRPIIGKSAEFKQQIFRCIDEQESISTLARKMNMGIDNFKKKFKKEFGTSPYQWLLQRKAHKVMVALCESDIPIKQIVDAFKFSSRSHFNKFCEHWLGASPGSIRKKHGNH, translated from the coding sequence ATGAAAATTATTGATTTGCAAAAACACTTGCTATGCAGTTGTTACACATGCAGTCCTCGTAATGGATTCTATGTTGTCAATATGTCTCCGGATGATTCCAAAGTAAACTCACCGGACATTACTGTAAATAGAATTATCTACATACTCAAGGGCAGGATAAGCGTGCAATACAATTTGTTTCCTGAACTTACTGTAGAGCCACGTCATATCTTCTTTATACCTGCCGGAGATACTGTATACATCACACCTCTTGATGATGTCACCATGGTGATCATGAAATCCGAGCAGATACAAAGCATTTGCAGCAAAGTCACCATGTCTCACCTATCCATATCGCTTTCCAAGTCAAAAGAAAACACTCTCTACACATTCAAAGCATACCAATCACCTCGCATCATCAACATCTTCTACTACGTTCTTAGCGAGTATCTACTCTCAGGCTTCAAATGTGCCCGACTCCACTCCATCAAAAGCGAAGAGCTCATGATGCTCTTAGGTATTAGTTTCAGAGAGCAGGAACTTATTGATCTCTTCAGACCCATCATCGGCAAGTCGGCAGAGTTCAAACAGCAAATATTTCGATGCATAGACGAGCAGGAGAGCATATCTACATTGGCAAGAAAGATGAATATGGGCATTGACAATTTCAAAAAGAAATTCAAAAAAGAATTCGGTACATCTCCCTACCAATGGCTACTACAGCGCAAAGCTCATAAAGTCATGGTAGCACTGTGCGAGTCCGACATACCCATCAAACAGATTGTAGATGCTTTCAAGTTTTCCTCACGCTCCCATTTCAATAAATTCTGCGAGCATTGGTTGGGAGCTTCCCCGGGATCCATACGTAAGAAACACGGTAACCATTAA
- a CDS encoding IS4 family transposase, with product MTRRVDGVMNSCFKNHAERQGAYRLLNNKRWKMDQFLDCVTANSAQCCKDLKHVLCIQDTTEFTFDNISGRLNPNDEDYGYGTNKSSEYSIFAHPCLLFDPETETPMGYSSIELYNRDRKDARQKKQLRKKIGFNEKESSRWAASAKMANANLPENLRKTMVGDRENDIYTVMSKTLEEGCDFLIRSIHNRLLEGDSKSKKERIIEWLDKQPVSFSCTSQITRQNRRKPRKALFDVKYAPVTFGNTGNGKDDVSKSISCHYVHVREDAGSVPEGEKPIEWRLLTSHEVKSKEDALRIIQWYKYRWHIEEVFRLMKTKGLGITSAQLENGMAMKKLMAMGFYVVLKCMTLKKKYDTANESVSCNRLFTEEECEMLHLEMEMLHKESPRSKDGNNPFREDSLAWASWIIARLGSWKAYVKSGGPPGYNTMCKGLKVFHEHLTVLSFMKQKN from the coding sequence ATGACACGTCGTGTGGACGGGGTCATGAACAGTTGTTTTAAGAATCATGCAGAAAGGCAGGGGGCTTATCGACTCCTAAATAATAAAAGATGGAAAATGGATCAGTTTTTGGACTGCGTTACCGCAAATAGCGCACAATGTTGCAAAGATCTTAAGCATGTGCTTTGCATTCAGGATACTACAGAGTTTACTTTTGATAATATCAGTGGCAGATTAAACCCTAATGACGAAGATTATGGGTATGGAACCAACAAGAGTTCGGAGTACAGCATCTTTGCTCATCCTTGCTTGCTCTTTGACCCTGAGACAGAAACCCCTATGGGTTATAGTTCGATTGAGTTGTATAACAGAGATCGCAAAGACGCACGCCAGAAGAAACAGCTGCGTAAAAAAATTGGATTTAATGAGAAAGAATCGTCTCGTTGGGCTGCATCGGCTAAAATGGCAAACGCGAATTTGCCAGAAAATTTACGTAAAACCATGGTGGGTGATCGTGAGAATGATATCTACACCGTCATGAGTAAGACGTTGGAAGAAGGATGTGATTTTCTGATTCGCTCCATTCACAATCGGCTTCTCGAGGGAGATTCAAAATCTAAAAAAGAACGTATCATCGAATGGTTGGATAAACAACCGGTTAGTTTCAGTTGCACATCCCAGATCACTAGGCAAAATAGGCGTAAACCTCGCAAGGCGTTGTTCGACGTCAAATATGCACCAGTCACTTTCGGCAACACAGGTAATGGTAAAGACGATGTTTCAAAGAGTATTAGCTGCCACTACGTTCATGTCAGAGAAGATGCCGGTAGCGTTCCCGAGGGTGAAAAGCCTATCGAATGGCGTTTGCTCACCTCGCACGAAGTAAAGAGTAAGGAAGATGCACTCCGGATTATACAGTGGTACAAGTATCGATGGCATATCGAAGAAGTCTTTAGATTAATGAAAACCAAAGGCTTGGGTATTACCTCTGCCCAATTAGAAAACGGTATGGCGATGAAAAAGCTTATGGCAATGGGGTTCTATGTTGTGCTAAAGTGTATGACTCTAAAGAAAAAATATGACACTGCCAATGAGAGCGTTTCATGTAATCGACTCTTTACAGAGGAAGAGTGCGAGATGCTGCATCTAGAGATGGAAATGCTACATAAAGAGTCTCCTCGATCAAAAGATGGGAATAATCCTTTTCGGGAAGATTCGTTAGCTTGGGCTTCGTGGATAATAGCCCGACTGGGATCATGGAAAGCTTATGTAAAATCTGGCGGACCTCCAGGATATAATACCATGTGCAAAGGTCTAAAGGTTTTCCATGAGCACCTCACTGTACTATCTTTCATGAAACAAAAAAATTAA
- a CDS encoding HU family DNA-binding protein, whose amino-acid sequence MSIKFKLVGRKINIGPQKGKNIYTAQPVYLDDMNFKELCTRIAEYSAMTSADVRAVLDRMVYVMNEELVKGRIVRLEDFGSFRLSFGSKAVEKEGDFNTGLIRTPKILFTPSKELKASATTRGGQGLAYERVSAETGRRKVLKSAKPGAGGVTPGDNAGSGTPPNPGSGL is encoded by the coding sequence ATGAGTATCAAATTCAAACTCGTGGGGCGCAAGATCAATATTGGCCCCCAAAAAGGTAAAAACATCTACACGGCACAGCCGGTATACCTCGACGACATGAACTTCAAGGAGCTGTGCACTCGCATAGCAGAGTACTCTGCTATGACGAGTGCCGATGTGCGTGCGGTGCTGGATCGCATGGTGTATGTGATGAATGAGGAGTTGGTCAAGGGGCGCATAGTGCGTCTGGAAGACTTTGGCTCCTTCCGCCTCTCATTCGGTTCCAAAGCTGTAGAAAAGGAGGGCGATTTCAACACTGGGTTGATTCGTACGCCCAAGATACTTTTTACTCCTTCCAAGGAACTCAAAGCTAGTGCAACCACACGAGGTGGCCAAGGGCTCGCCTATGAGCGAGTGAGTGCTGAGACGGGGCGTCGCAAAGTCCTCAAGTCCGCTAAGCCTGGAGCGGGTGGGGTTACACCGGGAGATAATGCCGGCAGTGGGACGCCTCCAAACCCTGGCTCAGGCTTGTGA
- a CDS encoding RNA-directed DNA polymerase: MSTNAIATTQTYHELMADLLVAYTAASRHKRSSKPRLEFELRFEEELTDLARSIMDGCYEIRPCTRFMVTSPVLREVIAADFRDRIVHHYIHAYLNPTLERLLIHDCYSCRTGKGTHFGVERLKHHILSCSQQYTRPAYVLQLDIRGYFMHIDRNILYRKAMTLMDKIGSQRHPAGKLLRELPKHRLVTELLHKVIYHDPIRNCVYRGNPALSKGLPPSKSLLYSPDMCGLPIGNLTSQLFSNLYLNDFDRWVKSDFHIRHYGRYVDDFYLIHTDAEYLKSLIAPMARRLSEVWGLELHPNKIKLQEVKKGVTFLGIHLKPYRRYLSHATRKRICKRVAKLNEEVAAQPGEIRKQRKYREYMLAHANSYLGILTGTASYGVRKRMFRDSALFEIAYATPFLHKFVLHAHGILPDKRETHAGGNTLRLSSGETKVSPLLYDKEHQKKTSNR; this comes from the coding sequence ATGAGTACAAACGCTATAGCCACTACACAAACATACCACGAACTCATGGCTGACCTGCTGGTGGCATATACTGCTGCCTCACGGCACAAACGCAGTAGCAAGCCACGCCTGGAGTTTGAGCTACGCTTCGAGGAGGAGCTTACGGATCTGGCTCGGAGCATTATGGACGGCTGCTATGAGATCAGGCCTTGCACCCGATTCATGGTGACCTCCCCGGTACTGCGTGAGGTGATAGCGGCAGACTTCCGTGACCGCATAGTACACCACTACATCCATGCTTATCTCAACCCCACGCTGGAGAGACTGCTGATACATGATTGCTACTCATGCCGCACGGGCAAGGGTACTCACTTTGGGGTAGAGCGCCTGAAACATCACATCCTCTCCTGCTCACAGCAGTATACTCGCCCTGCCTATGTACTGCAACTCGACATTCGTGGCTATTTCATGCACATAGATCGGAATATACTCTACCGCAAGGCTATGACTCTGATGGATAAGATAGGCTCGCAGCGCCACCCTGCGGGCAAGCTACTACGTGAGCTGCCCAAGCATAGACTGGTGACTGAGCTACTGCATAAAGTGATATACCATGACCCTATCAGAAATTGTGTGTACCGTGGCAACCCTGCCTTGAGCAAAGGCTTGCCACCTTCCAAAAGCTTGCTGTACTCACCCGATATGTGCGGACTACCTATAGGCAACCTGACCTCACAGCTTTTTAGCAATCTATACCTCAACGACTTTGACCGGTGGGTCAAAAGCGACTTCCATATCAGGCACTACGGACGATATGTGGATGACTTCTACCTCATACACACGGATGCAGAGTATCTCAAATCTCTGATAGCCCCTATGGCACGCCGCCTCAGTGAAGTCTGGGGGCTGGAACTGCACCCGAACAAGATAAAACTACAGGAGGTGAAAAAGGGGGTGACCTTTCTGGGCATTCACCTCAAGCCTTACCGAAGATACCTGAGCCACGCCACCCGAAAACGCATATGCAAAAGAGTAGCAAAGCTCAATGAGGAAGTTGCTGCACAGCCTGGGGAGATAAGAAAACAACGAAAATACCGGGAGTATATGCTGGCTCATGCTAACTCGTATTTGGGGATACTAACGGGCACGGCATCATATGGCGTGCGTAAGCGTATGTTTCGAGATAGTGCGCTTTTTGAGATAGCGTATGCTACACCTTTCTTACACAAGTTTGTGCTTCATGCTCATGGGATACTGCCTGATAAGAGAGAGACACACGCAGGTGGCAACACTCTGAGACTCTCATCGGGTGAAACAAAAGTATCTCCTCTCCTCTATGATAAAGAACACCAAAAGAAAACAAGCAATCGATAG
- a CDS encoding four helix bundle protein: MNYENLPVYKATFDLLIYVYRYTVKIQREYRYTLAEEMKRTLQEVLMEIYRANIVRDKADHISRARQELVRVRVHFRLMRELKLLSLKQCVMITESIADISKQLTAWEKHVTSVTKLPHDANVR, translated from the coding sequence ATGAACTACGAAAACCTACCGGTATACAAAGCCACCTTTGACCTGCTAATCTATGTGTACAGATACACGGTGAAGATACAGCGTGAGTACAGATACACGCTGGCAGAGGAGATGAAGCGCACCTTACAGGAAGTACTGATGGAGATATACCGTGCGAATATAGTGCGTGACAAAGCTGATCATATATCACGTGCCAGACAGGAGCTGGTGAGGGTGCGAGTGCATTTCAGGCTCATGCGAGAGCTGAAGCTACTCTCTCTCAAGCAATGTGTGATGATCACAGAAAGCATAGCTGACATATCCAAGCAACTCACCGCATGGGAGAAGCATGTGACATCTGTGACGAAGCTCCCTCATGATGCTAATGTGAGATGA